The nucleotide sequence tgaatgaaagaaaaaaaaatcaaacatgaTTATACTGAGAAATTGGTGCCTTTGGAAAACAAAAGGAGAAAACACTCATTTCCATCTTCTCCCTCTGTCGTATAAAAACATTTCCTAACATACACTTTCATATACAAATGCTAAATTAGGGTGACGTTAGCTATGTACACATGCAATGAATTAGGTGAGTTTACTTCAAGTATAGCAAGTTAAACCCATGTTTCAGGCAAAACCACGATTAGTTGATGTCCTATTCCCCACCTCAGTCAAACCATTTTGGCCGATCTCAGCTTGTCCAGTTAGGCTCTGTAATTATTGGTAGGTTCTTTAATCGAGCCATTTCTCTGTTGCTGAAaactaaaaaatatttgagAACCTACAAACTTTTACATGTAAAGAAACTATTAATGGTGATAACCTAAGCtaaaaaacacaaaaaagagCATACCTCCCACATAATTATTTTCTATTCAAAGCAGTTAAAGAATATGTGCAGCTTGAAGAACCACCAGTATCTCCAGACAACACAATGTTCTCATATGACCATGCATATTAGACCAAAAATGCCAACAAGCCACTGAAAAAAGGATAAAAGAGAGACTATACGTAACAACCTAATCTATCTCGCACAAAATACATACATGTGTATGTGCGCAAAGCATGAAACTGAATCAATTAGTCAGAGTGCTAAGTGCTGATTAGTGCTAACCTAAATGTATCAATTACCTTTACATAGTGCTTAGGCTGTAGATAACAAATGATTATAAATGGATAATTGAGGATTCACTCACAGATTACAGGGGAATGAACACAAAATACTCTTTAGCGCGGACAACACAGATTGGAAGACAAGAGGACAAATCCTATGCTGTTGAGGGGGTTACTTTCCTGCAACTCTACATAAATCAACAAGAGGACAAACCTTGAACCAAACATTATAAAAACTCTCTTCAGGCTTCATTCTGTGGGGGAAAATTATCCAGATCACATTTTACAACATAAGAATGCCCTAAATGATTTTATAGAAAATACAAAGGCAGAAAGAAAACACCACACAGTGGCTTGGCTGACAAGATGAAACCATAACAGTCTCTGTACCCAAAAACCCAGGTTTTGTAGCAGATTAGGCACTTGCATCAAGTATGCCGATGTAGCAAGACATGTTAATAGTTCAGCTAGTAAACATTTTCCGAGACGGATGTGTATATCATCTTCACAACAGATTGTTATGCTTTTTACTTTCTAAAGTTCACAAATCCTGTAAAAAGTGAAACACCATTAACACTACCGTAAAGCATGAGGAACCTGCAAAGGTTGAGTGGCCCACCAATAAACATCTGCTGCTAGATGTATCTCCAGATATTATCTGCAAGCAGTAAAATATAATCACTACAAACAAAAAGATGAGATCAGATTATTAGATTGTAATCAACAAGATCAATTCTATTAGACCACATTTTCAATCAGTCGCATTTGGGTCTTCAAGAGCTAAAGGAGGTGACTTCTTACCCAGGAAAGTTTATCCAGCAAGAGGATTTGCATGGATGGTCACACGATTAAGCCTGATCTCAGCTAGTGGTCTATCCCCAGGTCCTGTCTGTGCCTGGGCAAGCCAACAAGCTCAAGTAGTTAGTCATGTTTCTAATTAGGGAATAGCAAACAAACATATGTTTAACGATCATTTgaaaaaaatagtaataataacaaATAAAACATAAACATAACTATCGATATTCTTATAATTCAACAATAAGATATGTCTCTGTTTGCCCAtgtcaaattatatatatatataaaatcctccaataaaaataaaatggaaaGTATTTCATATCTTATTGTTTGAGATGTATTGAATTCTATTATATAGGAGAAGaaaatttacttaagctctgtttgggagagctgttggcagtagagctgttggaagtagagctgtcggaagtagagctgttataaaaagctgtttgctgtttggtaactacattcgtaaagtgctgtggtactttgttttgtgtttggaaaacaaactgagaaagtacttttgtatgacaaaattaccataaagaacattgcatagtattatacaacagaacataataaaacataatataaattaatacataaatatacgatatagtataatattattgtaatataaaataatattatgttaatatagcataatagtaatataattattagagtaaattaatatttggtaatataacataatattaaattatttaacataacatattaatgtattatgatataatgtaatatatattatatttatagtataatacaataataaaagtataaaatattataattattagtataaattaatttctcataatataacataatattaaattatttaaaataacatattaatgtattataatgtaatgtaatataatataatatttatagtataatacaataataaaggtataaaatattataattattagtataaatgagCAGTACCTTTCCATCCAGCACAAACAAAAGTGAAACGCATGTCAAAATCACAACAAATACTTTTTctaaatgtggttcaagagatgcatacaaaaaatgaaaagaaaaataccttttcttacggaagggagtctgacggctagggttcttggctccagcagatttttaggtttataaaggaacaaactatgtaattattatattttaatatgggcatttttgtcaaaaatacagctttccgaaaaagctgaaacagcttccttccaaaagctcCAAGTTGGAGCTTCCtctcaaaagctgttttcagcttcccgcaaaagctgaaacagcttttttaaaaatttaccaaacacagtttttcatctaaaagtacttttggagggccagaaagtgctttctggccctccaaaagctcccccaaactgGGCCTTAGTAATTAGCAGAAATACATTTATAAAAGCATCAATTTACAGAAATTTTATTAAAGTACAAATATAACTGAACTTTTAAATTAGAAAAAGGAAAACCTTTgcccatgcatgcatgtgccTTTACATGCCAATTTGGCAGCATGTAATTGGCAACCCCCGACAAATACTGGTGTAAAAGAGCATGTACTGGAATAGTggcattcaaaagcagtctctTAGACATTATGCCATTGCAAGCTAACTGGTGGAAATAAAATCTTATGGTAAAAGCTAAATATAGCTAAAAGTTCATACACAACTCAAAAACAATGAAATCTGATGAAAGGcttaaagcaaaagagagaagtGTACCTCCATGGTTCAGGAGGCAGCAGAGATCTAAAGAGGCTTATAATGATTTGGTTGGGGTGTGGGTTGGGGGGTAATTGTGCTTCCTTGGATGGAATTGGGAGTGGGACTTAAGATTAACGGGAACTGCTGGAATCATGCCTTGATAGAGAATGATAATATGATAGGACATTTTCCCCAACAGCTGGTCTGAAAGTCTATTTGCTGAATTTAATATAGTGGATCTATGCTAATCTGCAGCTGTATTATAGGAGCGAGAGCAAGGGATTCCCAAACCAGCACCAACATAACCAGGGCCATGAAAAAGACATGGGAAAGGGCCATGACTCATCATCCATTATGGTATcgtattcatatatgatatgatagaaTCTTTGGGGGGACATGGCTTCTCTTGGTTCTGCAGCTTCTGCCCCTAGAAAGATAGGGGGTGCGATGGTATTGGATGctacatgagagagagagagagagataattaTGCGCTCAAAGGGGAAGAGAAGTTAGGGAGAAAGacattagatgaaaatggataaaGAAAATGTGCCAAAAAGAACCTATAAttgcaacaaaaataaaaggtCAAAGCTACTCTGGGCGAGAAAGTGACAAACAGAAACAATTGGAAAAATTATAAGATCTCAAAATTTCTTGATCTTTATATAATATAGAAATAGATACACAATGCAAGTGTATCCCAAAAGCACAATTACAGTAATCTTGCGGCTTGTGCTAAAAGTTAAACACATTTGGGCACCAAAATACACCTACCTTTTCCATAAGGTCTAGAACTTCAAACCCATGGATTACTCGTCCAAAAACTGTGTAGAGTCCATTTAGATGTGGTTGCTTCGCATAAGTGATAAAGAATTGGCTTCCATTTGTGTTGGGTCCACTATTTGCCATTGAAAGTATTCCCCTTGCACTGTGCTAGAAAACAACGAGATACTGTATCAGTATTCCTATAGGAAAAATGATAATTTACAACACAGTTTGATAATAAAAACTATGGCAGTATCAAAAGTAACTCATTTAGTAGGTGGCAAGTACACTTAAGGAAAATGGCTAGGCGTCGTAAAAGTTGGTCAacatcatctttgtcaagcaaACCTCCATGACAATTACAAtcaacaagagaaaaaaaaaatgtaggatagaaaagagaaaaatacagcATATGGTGAAAAGTCACTTCTGTTGGTTAATGTATTCTGGCTTCACAATCCTCTGTCACTAATGATCTGGCTTAACAATCCTCTGTCACTAATGAAGAAATTAAGTGCTGGCTACTGTATCAACCTAGAACTCCCACACCAACACAAGAGGTTTAAGGATATTGGCATATGATACCTTAAGTGACTCCCGGATTTCATCGTTGAATTTCTTCCCCCATATGCTGGTCCCTCCCTTGCCGGTGCCCGTAGGATCTCCACCTTGGATCATGAAACCCTTAATATTTCGATGAAACACAGTTCCATCATAATAGCCACTAGCACAAAGCGCCAAAAAGTTCTGCATCAAAATTGAGCCCAATTAAGTTCCAGCAAGCATGTAGTTCAGCAATACAATATGCACAAGCTATATTCCTGTATTTGGTGATTTTTATGtcgataaagaaagaaaatagaatCACAAGGCAAGCAAAATTGATTACAAACTCTACCAGTACTTCTGatgtttataaaaatatttttttccatgGCTCAGCAGGAATGAAGTGGCTGAACTAGTGATAAGACATGCCTGTATTTTCTAACTGATCATACACAGCCTAAGTCAGAACAACATGAAATTTGGTATCATAGCTTAAGTATACAAGTACAACAGTAAAATTTTAATATCATGCCAACCAACATGGACTGTCCAAGTGAGTACTACTTCAAAGAGTAGCCAGAATATAGGTTCACATTCATGCCAAATCTTAGGTAGTGATTTCGACACATATTGCCAATGAGTTACTATAAATATAGCAACATTTGTCAAGTTAGTTTGTTAAGGTCCTCTGCATATTAttgccaatatatatatatatatatatatatatatatatatatatatatatatatatatatatatatatatatatatatatatatatatatatatatatatatatatatatatatatatatatatccaaatGGAGAATGTTTACTACCATAGGACAAATAACAACAAATAGTCCATTGTACATATGCGGACCAGTGCCCAAACAGAATGTTTAACGTTTGCATTTTATCCTTGTCCTTCAACCAACACCGTAGAAGAGCCAAAACTCAATAACCATCATCAACTGCAATCGCCATTAAATATTGTCATAGCCCCCCTTTGACAACAAAGCCACTGGTCTAATTTCCATTTCAACCAACCGAAATACGATTCATCAGGTCCACATTGTTTAAAGCTTGAATTTGCTTCCTCTCATCCATTTTAAGGTGGCTATGACTTGCCCATAGGATTAAGTTTTATATCATCACCTTCCTTGAGCTTGCTCTTCTTCTTATACATTCTTTCAAACATGAGATGTGGGCCGGGTTGCCAGCCCAAAAGGTTaatcctttgcacaagaagttgCTGAATTCACAGACCCTATTCCTCAATTTGACACTACCTTATCTAAGCAATTTGACATTGAGGTGAAGCTTCATGCCCTTGCTACAAGAACTACATCCAATACTGTGCCTACAGAGTATAGGCAGTATATGTCATCCTCTCATGTCAATTGATGGTCTGAATTTGCTGCAAATCTGAAACTACAACTGCTCTTACCAAGTTGAAACTTGAAAATACTGTTTCTCACCATTTTATCTCTTCTAGAAAATCCCTCAAAAATAAGTCCTTTATTGCAAATAAACTACTATTTATAGTTCATGGCTCCAATCCTAAATTTTTAAAACTACACTTGAAACAATAATTTCCGATGTCATAGAGAAATCCTAGACTTCCAAATCTTTTTGAAAACAATCAGAATACAAAATAATATAAGAGAAACAACCTTTTTTAACTAAACTAGTCTTACATGGCCCTGCTGGACTCCCAAGTGCTGGAAGTATCTTACCACAAAAGACCAGCTGCTATATAGACTTGTTTAACCTTTTAAAGAAATCCTTTACACTAAGATTTCTGTAAAGTGGCCACTTACTTTCCCAGGTTGTGTCCCTTTAATCTGCCAACAATTAATACAAAGAAAACTTGGCTGCTCCAAACTTGTTTTGGAGACTTGTAAAATGcaagataaactaaatcatCGAAACCTACTCAATACTCACCTTTATGAGCATGTCCCTCTAATATTTCAACAAGTTAATGCAAAGAGAACTTGGCTGCACCAAACTTGCTCTGGATACTTGTAAAATGCAAAATAAACTAAACTGTAAAAACCTCAAACCATATTCAATGCAATATATCAAGATGTATCAAGCTAGCCTGCATCAATATCACCTTTCCCTTAGCCGATCAATATGCATATGACCTCCACATTCAAGAAACTTTTAGCAAAATTTGATCTCCTTGATAGTGCAACTACAATGTTAATTTGTAGTTTCcagattttaatttttcttatgcTTTCAAGTTTTCTTTTGTTATCAACAAAATGCACTTAATTTAAGAATTCAAACTGTACAGTTCATTTCTGGGAGTTCATTGTTGATGCTTTAACCTCAGCATATGATATTTCTTGATTAGAAGATATAATAACTAGATAAAATTGAGAAGACCCTATATGACCGATGTATATCCTCCAGGAATCTCTCATAGGTTGATACAAGGTTTCCAATCAGGTTCCACTATGGCCCAAGGCCAGGTCAAAACAATGCCATCTCGACACCTGGGATAGTTCCGCATCTTGATGGATCACTAGgatgcatatttttcttttttctttgttattCATTGTTTTCGTAAATGTTTAGAAGGTTTTTAGAGTTTGTTATATTATGGTAAAGTTTTAAGCATGTGATTGTGTTAATGCCACCAAAACTAGCATCAGCACCAATTATTTGAAAACCTAAGCTCTTctttccccttcttcctctcctttctctcttctcactTTTCCTCTCCTTCGAATGTACAAACAACATATAAAGCATCAAGCACTATTTTTTATCGAGTCCTTGCTCTGTCTTGGTACCAGCTAACCTACTCACCAACTTGGCCAGTCTCAGCCGGTACCAACGAAACAAGACACCCTAATTCATACGTCCCGGAGTCCCTTTGCTGTCCCAAGACCTGGAATCTGACCAGCCTAATTTGGAATAGACCAAGTATGGAATCTAGCACCaattgggttgggttgggttggggtCAGAGGCTAATTTAGATTCGTCCCAATTTCAATCGATTCCAATTTTTAGAATTGGAACTGAACTAATCAATGTTAGAAtcaacccaacccaacccaatcAACATTGGGTTGGTGCAAATCGGGTCTCGGATTACCAAAAAGTTAAACAAAGGATTAGCAAATAAACTATTGATCTTATTCAAGAAAATAAATCTATAATAGAAGATATTCACAAAAAAACAATATATGATACATTCAAAGGCATCTTACAGTAATAAAACCCAAAATATCTATAATCATAAATATAACATGTTACAAATCACAGCCACGATAAACCAAtactttattcaaaaaaaagcaATAGTTAGCGAAAATCATGAGTGAAGAATCTATGAAAATTAACCatgtataatatattattaatatattacaatAAATTAACTTTATATGCAGTTGtaagtatatatgtatataaatggtCGGGATGGTCTAGGTCTGGGTTATCCCAACCTCTTTATCCCATACCCTACATGATCCAATTAGGTTTCTAAGAACTGGAACTAATACTAATTAGCTCCTATTTTAAATCCAAACCAGACCATTCAATTCTTGGATGGATCCAAACCCAAGTGTGCCCTGAGATGAATCCAGggtgatgcatcttttcatGTTAGGGAATGGTCATACTAGCCACAACAAAATTCAACATAAAAAAGGTGGTTGAGTGCACTAGGCCCCCGCCACTCTAACATCGGGGGAGGGTCAAATgtatgcaatcttattccacaTGGGGAGAGTTTATTTCCATGATTCAAAACCAAAATACCCATGTCTTAATGAAGCAAACTTACCGTTATGCCAAGGATTACCCTCACAACAAAATATAGCAATAATACATAACATAAAAGacaaaacaaattgagaaagCTATATCTTGACATTATTCTGACATCTTCAATCAGTGCAGCAAATATACACGAATTGGGGAGGGAAAAAAAAGTAATCATCAATAGTAAGATAGCATTCATGCTAAATTAAATTTCACAATTATAATTGATGCTTATAATTGGGCTTTATATGTGCCAAAGGCCCACAAAATCCCTAAAACCAATAGACCTTTCTGAGAAGGTTAAATGAACTTTTAGATAACTACAAGCTCCGTTTGAGAATCGGAAGTGCTTTGGGTACCCATGCCGACTTTCATGAGAGATGTGTCAAGGAAGTGATAGCTTTTGGAAGAACAAAAGTAAAGATGGTCCATGGTTAAAAAAAACAAGCAAGATATGAGATATGCCAATAGTATCACAACATCCCTTAAAAGTGAAAGCCACAAATCAATTAATAAGTGTTAGTCCtatcaaactcaattttatCACAGTCACATTGTTGGATCAATTTATCTTGCTAAAGAGATGTTTCCTATTAGCAATTCTAAAAGTTCCATTACCATTTGGTTGAACATTTTGATATTAATAATGCTCAGAAATAAGTTAAATAGATGGAAAGGGAAAGATTTGACTTCTCGAAGGAATTTGGAAGATTTTGATAATAATCAaggtattaataaaaaaaagaccaAGTTTGCTTGATGGCACATGGAAAATAAAAGATAACCAAATGCTTAAGTGGTCCAGATGTCATTTTAAAAGAGTTGATTTTTAGTAGAAACAATGACAAGTGGGATACTCAACAACAACCACAAATAATGGGATAAGGTTAGTTGTTTGTGCAACATAATGATTTCTTAATTGGTCCAAAGTAGAGTTGTGGGAGTTGTACCAGCAACAAGGATCTCATAAAACTGATCTATACTAAACACTCATTGGATGTCCTTCAGAAATTTaatcataaataaaataatgaatggACTCTCTCAGATGCACTAAGTCCAGACCAAcatctctctctccacccacTCCCCAGCCCAAGGGATTGTCTCTCATGTGCATTGCGCATGCCTAATGCTAGTGCAAGCTAAAAGAAAGGTAATTAAATTGAAAATATAGAAGACAAAGAAGTGACAAACATTGCAAGATGAATGAAAGTTACCAATGGTTCCCATTATAGTCAAACTAATTGGTTTTCATCCTAGAAATAAAGCTTTCCTATATTGAAGAACTAACCAATGGTTCCCCATATTATCACAAACTCTCTCTCCCCAATTGCATGCTGCTTAAATGCCTAGTTTGCATGAAAGATCTGGGGCATGTCTAAAATCTTCACTATTTTCCATAAAAAACTCgaagactcatgctaaattttcTGTTTTAAATTTCCTATCAACCAAGAGGTTGCAAATGTTTTAAATCTATCCCTCTGAGTAAGTTGCAAATTTACCAAGTGCATGCATCTTAATAAGTTggcataaatattaaaaaaaaataaaaaccctaaatcctaaaaAAGACTCCAAAACCCTCCAAGAACTCCTTAGTTTAGACCTAGAGAGAAGAATTGGTAAACATCTCTTCCATATCTTTACTTCCCATCCCcattacccccccccccccccccccccccccccggcgctGCATGGCCCTTAGCTCGAAGAGAATTCTAGTACCCAAACTAGTAGTCAGCACTAACATTGATGTTGAAACCTCGCTTCTATAGCTCTCTCCATCTAATCCTCACCTCAACAATGACTCCATATCATAACTCATCCATCCTTCCCACTTTGACAAAgtactctctctatatatatatttcctcaCTCCTGCAACCAACCCCGCCCCCCCTCCACCTTTGAGAAACTGACCCTATCCCCACCTTTTCCCCAGTTGCAACCATATCCACACGGCCACACCTCCCACCTGCAACCTCTGCTAGTTGAAATCCCCTAGTAAACAGTAAAAGATGAACACTGGACCTAGATTAACcacttataaatataaaatacagcTTAAGAACATCAATCATACATCATGATTTGAGACTTCTTGCGGCTCAACCCAAGAACATTGAGTTTTTTCGAGATAAAAGGCAAGAGCACACCAAATGAAATAACTCAGTGCCCCAACGAGATGGGCAATCAAAGACTAGGAAGCAAAGACACTTCAAAATGCGTCCTATATTTGCATCTAATATGTATTGCATATCGATACATGTTATATACTTCTAGAATATGTGTGTTTTTTAAGTATAAACAAGAAAAAGTTTCGGATAATCCCCTGGATACACTCACAATACTTCCTCGATACCTTTGAGGACAAAGAAAGAGACATTTTAATGATTCATAGTTAGTTGCAAAGTTTGTGATTCTAAGATGAAGGAGGTTGTGGATGTCGTTGTTATCATCCGAAAAAACCACCTATTATAACAACCACAGTGCCCTAAGGATGTATCAACCCCTCTTTCGCTATACTTCCGCTTGCCGATCACCACATTCGAAATTTGACGAGAAATTTTACcttattataaaaattatagaaaaagAACGGTTAGATATGAGCAAAAAGAAATAAGCGAACCTCAGCTGTTTTGGGGGCCTCGTCGCAAGCGATCTCGCACTTGATGTCGCCCAGATTCGTGTGCAGAGTGACTGACTGCACATATGCGCGCAAGAAAACGGATTAGAAAGACTTAGGGTTTTCGATAATGACGACGTTCGAAATGGAAACAAAAAGTAAAAGATTTTAGCTGCAAAGAGTTGGAAGGGCGAGAGCGAGTTATCTACCAtcgttttttcttcttctcggaTGGAAAAGAGTGCTTGTTTagcagaaagagagaggggtTTTAGAACTTTAGGATTTGGGAAGGAAACCAAAGCAAGAAGTGAGAAACTGGAATAGAGTTCTAAAAGGAGCGCGAGccagccgccgccgcctccgctgCCGTCGAGCGGTGGATGCTTCTGGAGGCCTGTGGAACTGTTCAATCATCGGGGCCTGAAAGCTCCGAGAGCCtggctttttctttcttggatcGGATTTGGGATTTGCATTCAGATGCGGTCCTGCCGGCATCCGGCCCAGACCGGTTGATTCTCATGCCTGGTGAACCGACCGGCAAACCGGGAGAGCCGTGCGGTTGGGATCTTGTTTCGCGTGCTCTTGCATCAGGCTGTCTTTCGCTCAAATACCGGATGGTCTGCTCGAGCCCAAACCGTTTTAGGCGAGCCTGAACCTAGTTTTTAAACGTAGAGAGCTAGATCGGGCTTGAAATTTGAGCCCATCTATTAAATGAACCAGGCTCAGATTCTCATCAGCGCAgcaattttatattatatatatatatatatatatatatgatatatgtATAAAATTATTCCATTCTCTCCTCGCCCCTCTCTCCATCCTCTCCCTCCCACGAGCTCCCGCACCACTCAACCCATACTAACATCGACTTCGAGAGCTTTGATGCCGACGACAATCCCGACCCCCTCCCCTCTTCCTCCCCTCCTCCACccacctccctctcctcttcctcctcctcccccgagTCCCAtcacgcccccccccccccccgcccctcCTCCCCTTCGACCCCTCTTATCTCAATCCCCCGCCGAAcccctcatcctcctcctccaacctcgAGTCCCAATCCCTCGCTGACCACCTCCCATTCGATCCCAACGCCATCCCCTCCAAGCCCTCCCCCCAGGcaattacccaaaaaaaaacaccccatGGCTCAAGCCTGGGCTTTCGCCGCCACTCCCCACGCAATGTTCCCCCGCCTCTCCACGCTAATGCCCTCCTCCCCTAGTTCTTGCTcgccaccgccaccgccaccgccaccgACGGCAAGGCCGACCGCATCATCCGCGTC is from Phoenix dactylifera cultivar Barhee BC4 chromosome 18, palm_55x_up_171113_PBpolish2nd_filt_p, whole genome shotgun sequence and encodes:
- the LOC103721750 gene encoding peptidyl-prolyl cis-trans isomerase CYP18-1 translates to MSVTLHTNLGDIKCEIACDEAPKTAENFLALCASGYYDGTVFHRNIKGFMIQGGDPTGTGKGGTSIWGKKFNDEIRESLKHSARGILSMANSGPNTNGSQFFITYAKQPHLNGLYTVFGRVIHGFEVLDLMEKAQTGPGDRPLAEIRLNRVTIHANPLAG